One Curtobacterium sp. MCLR17_007 DNA window includes the following coding sequences:
- a CDS encoding SAM-dependent methyltransferase, producing the protein MSTPGADTDHRAEPAFARAVAKALGEARTVLALGAGSVQYLPNAVDVTTVEDPTAPLPAADAAVAAFCVQDWSDPERVLAEVRRATTGPVVVLTRDPARIAEHWLAEYAPDVTAADAARHPMLDRIAAALGDEVTTTRLPVPFTSVERFAEAFYARPERLLDADVRRADPAWGLVDEMSARRSVAALRSALETGAWDDRYGHLRVQPAYDGSVALLTAGPRLTS; encoded by the coding sequence GTGAGCACCCCCGGCGCCGACACCGACCACCGCGCCGAACCCGCGTTCGCCCGCGCGGTCGCCAAGGCCCTCGGGGAGGCTCGGACCGTGCTGGCCCTCGGCGCCGGCAGCGTCCAGTACCTCCCGAACGCCGTCGACGTGACGACCGTCGAGGACCCGACTGCCCCGCTCCCTGCCGCGGACGCCGCCGTCGCCGCCTTCTGCGTGCAGGACTGGTCAGACCCGGAGCGCGTGCTCGCCGAGGTCCGGCGCGCCACCACCGGCCCGGTGGTGGTCCTGACGCGGGACCCCGCGCGGATCGCCGAGCACTGGCTGGCGGAGTACGCCCCCGACGTCACGGCCGCCGACGCGGCGCGCCACCCCATGCTCGACCGCATCGCCGCGGCGCTCGGCGACGAGGTCACGACCACCCGGCTGCCGGTCCCGTTCACGAGCGTCGAGCGGTTCGCCGAGGCGTTCTACGCGCGGCCGGAGCGGCTGCTCGACGCCGACGTGCGCCGGGCCGACCCGGCCTGGGGACTGGTCGACGAGATGAGTGCCCGGCGCTCGGTCGCCGCGCTCCGCAGCGCGCTCGAGACCGGCGCCTGGGACGACCGGTACGGGCACCTGCGCGTCCAGCCCGCGTACGACGGGTCGGTCGCGCTCTTGACAGCGGGTCCTAGGCTGACCTCGTGA
- a CDS encoding FBP domain-containing protein → MLPISETTIRTSFVNASRKETSDVTLPAGFDTIVWDDLDYLGWRDPKIGRRAYVVVPTLDGGLVGILFRQAEASPRSRAQCSWCQDVQLPNDVVFWSAKRSGKAGRNGNTVGTLVCEDFQCSRNVRKTPPLAYEGFDVQAARLRRIEDLQVRAAGFAAEV, encoded by the coding sequence ATGCTGCCCATCAGCGAGACCACCATCCGCACGTCCTTCGTCAACGCCTCGCGCAAGGAGACGAGCGACGTCACGCTGCCCGCCGGCTTCGACACGATCGTCTGGGACGACCTCGACTACCTGGGCTGGCGCGACCCCAAGATCGGACGGCGCGCGTACGTCGTCGTGCCGACGCTCGACGGCGGCCTGGTCGGGATCCTGTTCCGCCAGGCCGAGGCGTCGCCTCGCTCCCGGGCCCAGTGCTCGTGGTGCCAGGACGTGCAGCTGCCGAACGACGTGGTGTTCTGGAGCGCCAAGCGCTCCGGCAAGGCGGGCCGGAACGGCAACACCGTCGGCACCCTGGTGTGCGAGGACTTCCAGTGCTCGCGCAACGTCCGGAAGACCCCGCCGTTGGCCTACGAGGGCTTCGACGTGCAGGCCGCACGCCTGCGGCGCATCGAGGACCTGCAGGTGCGCGCGGCGGGCTTCGCCGCCGAGGTCTGA
- a CDS encoding FAD-dependent oxidoreductase: MSERPSSSTTRRRLIAGGVGLGLAGVLAACSGPAPKPSGSPTSAPSDSTPSGSASPSSGGTGPTTWDALAAAVSGTLLRSGSQGWDGARVLENPRYDDADPQGILRVADTDDVAAGLAFARNTNTPVALRAGGHSYTGWSAGGAAGTDVPRSLVISTADLDGVQVSGDSVTVGPGARLADVYATLADAGRAIGSGSCPTVGIGGLTLGGGVGVLVRSFGLTADQVTAVTMVTADGTVHETSASSDPDLFWASRGGGGGTVGVVTSMTLRTQPAPPVLLFTVVFPWSAAAAVVRAWQAWAPRADPKLWSTLKLLAGSRHSTPTVTVTGTWTGEKSGADTSVDGFIASAGVTPTTHTATELSYGAAMAQLAGKPQRVSEAATSSIGTTALSDAQIDVLVQQAAGASDVSGMQEGGVALDALGGAVADVGRTDTPFPWRSALCTVQYTAVFANGSDPAPFDRYVRGFRSAMRPAWGDAAYANYCDAAITDPSAYFDVNTSRLHRIAEQADPHGVFAQPHWV; encoded by the coding sequence GTGAGCGAACGACCGTCGAGCAGCACCACCCGCAGGAGACTCATCGCCGGGGGAGTCGGCCTGGGACTGGCGGGGGTGCTCGCCGCGTGCAGCGGACCCGCACCGAAGCCGTCGGGGTCGCCCACGTCCGCACCGTCCGACTCCACGCCGTCCGGATCCGCGTCGCCGTCGTCGGGCGGGACCGGTCCGACCACCTGGGACGCGTTGGCCGCGGCCGTGTCCGGCACGCTGCTCAGATCCGGCTCGCAGGGATGGGACGGTGCCCGCGTGCTCGAGAACCCCCGCTACGACGACGCCGACCCGCAGGGCATCCTCCGCGTGGCGGACACGGACGACGTCGCCGCGGGGTTGGCGTTCGCGCGGAACACGAACACCCCCGTGGCACTCCGCGCCGGCGGTCACTCGTACACGGGGTGGTCGGCCGGCGGCGCCGCGGGCACGGACGTCCCCCGGTCGCTCGTGATCAGCACCGCGGACCTCGACGGTGTCCAGGTGTCCGGCGACTCGGTGACGGTGGGCCCCGGCGCACGGCTCGCGGACGTCTACGCGACCCTGGCCGATGCCGGACGTGCCATCGGCTCGGGCTCCTGTCCGACGGTCGGCATCGGCGGCCTGACCCTCGGCGGTGGCGTGGGGGTGCTCGTCCGCTCGTTCGGGCTCACCGCCGACCAGGTGACCGCCGTCACGATGGTCACCGCGGACGGGACCGTGCACGAGACGTCCGCGTCGTCGGACCCGGACCTGTTCTGGGCCAGCCGTGGCGGGGGTGGCGGGACGGTCGGCGTCGTGACGTCGATGACGCTGCGGACGCAACCCGCGCCTCCCGTGCTGCTCTTCACCGTCGTCTTCCCCTGGTCTGCCGCTGCGGCGGTCGTGCGTGCCTGGCAGGCCTGGGCGCCCCGGGCGGACCCGAAGCTGTGGTCGACCCTGAAACTGCTGGCCGGGTCGCGACACAGCACACCGACCGTGACCGTCACGGGAACGTGGACCGGCGAGAAGTCGGGCGCAGACACCTCCGTCGACGGTTTCATCGCGTCCGCCGGGGTGACTCCGACGACGCACACCGCGACGGAGCTCAGCTACGGCGCTGCGATGGCGCAGCTGGCGGGGAAGCCGCAGCGGGTGTCCGAGGCGGCGACGTCGTCGATCGGGACCACGGCGCTGTCCGACGCGCAGATCGACGTGCTGGTGCAGCAGGCCGCGGGTGCGTCCGACGTCTCCGGGATGCAGGAGGGCGGTGTCGCGCTCGACGCCCTCGGCGGGGCCGTGGCCGACGTCGGGCGAACGGACACCCCGTTCCCGTGGCGGTCGGCGCTGTGCACCGTGCAGTACACGGCGGTGTTCGCGAACGGCAGCGACCCGGCGCCGTTCGACCGGTACGTGCGCGGGTTCCGCTCGGCGATGCGTCCGGCGTGGGGCGATGCGGCGTACGCGAACTACTGCGACGCCGCGATCACCGACCCGTCGGCGTACTTCGACGTCAACACCTCACGGCTGCACCGCATCGCTGAGCAGGCCGATCCGCACGGGGTGTTCGCGCAGCCGCACTGGGTCTGA
- a CDS encoding YdeI/OmpD-associated family protein translates to MVAPELVVLDADAWRAWLVAHEDEPDGVWLVLAKKGTTEPTRLTYAQALDEALCSGWIDGQKRSRDAATFLQRFTPRRKASLWSERNIGLVATLTAAGRMRDRGQAEVDRAKADGRWDRAYAGAASATVPEDLQTALDADPAAAALFADLDGTNRYAVLHRVTTAPSPTARANRIAKLVGMLGRGETPYPRPER, encoded by the coding sequence ATGGTGGCACCGGAGCTGGTCGTCCTCGACGCCGATGCCTGGCGTGCCTGGCTGGTCGCGCACGAGGACGAACCCGACGGCGTCTGGCTGGTGCTGGCGAAGAAGGGCACCACCGAGCCGACGAGGCTCACCTACGCCCAGGCGCTCGACGAGGCGCTGTGCTCGGGCTGGATCGACGGGCAGAAACGCTCGCGTGACGCGGCCACGTTCCTGCAGCGGTTCACCCCGCGCCGGAAGGCCTCGCTGTGGTCGGAACGGAACATCGGCCTGGTCGCGACGCTGACCGCCGCGGGCCGGATGCGCGACCGCGGACAGGCGGAGGTCGACCGGGCGAAGGCGGACGGACGGTGGGACCGGGCGTACGCGGGCGCGGCGAGCGCCACGGTGCCCGAGGACCTGCAGACCGCGCTCGACGCCGACCCCGCGGCGGCCGCCCTGTTCGCGGACCTGGACGGGACCAACCGGTACGCCGTGCTGCACCGGGTGACGACGGCCCCGAGCCCCACCGCCCGCGCGAACCGCATCGCCAAGCTGGTCGGGATGCTCGGACGCGGCGAGACGCCGTACCCGCGACCCGAGCGCTGA
- a CDS encoding M23 family metallopeptidase — translation MTIPSDADQQHATPTVHLSRRAALEAERAAAKKPKPIVTKATKPVVSKATKKTKPIVTKATKKPKPASAAPTTRFTRTPRRTVTTRPSLRRTSRLTLTSAAAAVAMFAASAMPAHATVGTSSATSTLAPVVRTQDYAVTQAVATATTSRDGFTIGGGNKVVTTDPDAAVVYGGEVRSPFPAPVRMSSGFGWRSAPCAACSSQHQGLDFNPGMGAPIGAVAAGTVRVSGTYFSYGNAVIIDHVVDGRKVSTLYGHMIPGSSPVTVGQRVEAGEFIGSVGSSGVSTGAHLHLEVLMDGTLPVDPRAWIESHTGRPL, via the coding sequence ATGACGATTCCCAGCGACGCAGACCAGCAGCACGCCACCCCGACCGTGCACCTGTCGCGTCGTGCTGCCCTCGAGGCGGAGCGCGCCGCGGCGAAGAAGCCGAAGCCCATCGTCACGAAGGCGACGAAGCCCGTCGTCTCGAAGGCGACGAAGAAGACGAAGCCCATCGTCACGAAGGCGACGAAGAAGCCGAAGCCCGCCAGCGCAGCCCCGACCACCCGCTTCACCCGCACCCCGCGCCGCACCGTCACCACCCGCCCGAGCCTGCGGCGCACCAGCCGGCTCACGCTGACCAGCGCCGCGGCCGCCGTCGCGATGTTCGCCGCCTCGGCCATGCCCGCGCACGCCACGGTCGGCACGTCGAGCGCCACGTCGACGCTCGCCCCGGTCGTCCGCACGCAGGACTACGCCGTCACGCAGGCCGTCGCGACCGCCACGACCTCGCGGGACGGCTTCACCATCGGCGGCGGCAACAAGGTCGTCACGACCGACCCCGATGCCGCGGTCGTGTACGGCGGCGAGGTCCGGTCCCCGTTCCCCGCTCCGGTGCGCATGAGCTCGGGCTTCGGGTGGCGCTCGGCCCCGTGCGCGGCGTGCTCCTCGCAGCACCAGGGCCTCGACTTCAACCCCGGCATGGGTGCGCCGATCGGTGCCGTCGCCGCCGGTACGGTCCGCGTCTCGGGCACGTACTTCTCCTACGGCAACGCGGTCATCATCGACCACGTGGTCGACGGCCGGAAGGTCTCCACGCTCTACGGTCACATGATCCCGGGGTCCTCGCCGGTCACGGTCGGCCAGCGGGTCGAGGCCGGCGAGTTCATCGGCAGCGTCGGCTCGTCGGGCGTCTCCACGGGCGCGCACCTGCACCTCGAGGTCCTGATGGACGGCACACTGCCGGTCGACCCGCGCGCGTGGATCGAGTCCCACACCGGACGCCCGCTCTAG
- a CDS encoding oxidoreductase: MTTTSDTTWFITGCSTGLGRAFAEAVLAAGGSVVVTARDAARVQDIADTAPDRALALALDVTDPDAVTAAVAAAEERFGRVDVLVNNAGYGYRAAVEEGEPEAVRTLFDTHVHGPTGLIRAVLPWMRARGTGTIVNISSIGARISPEGSGYYAAVKAALEALSLSLRKEVAPLGIDVMVVEPGGFRTDFAGRSLTQSATPIEAYADTAGKRRIEHDTAHGTQPGDPAKAAQALITAVQSDATPFMLLLGNDASDGFRAALDALRSEVDAWESVSRGTDF; encoded by the coding sequence ATGACCACCACTTCCGACACCACCTGGTTCATCACCGGCTGCTCGACCGGGCTGGGTCGCGCGTTCGCCGAGGCCGTCCTGGCCGCCGGCGGCTCCGTCGTCGTCACCGCCCGCGATGCCGCCCGCGTGCAGGACATCGCCGACACCGCGCCCGACCGCGCGCTCGCCCTGGCGCTCGACGTCACGGACCCCGACGCCGTGACGGCCGCCGTGGCCGCTGCCGAGGAGCGGTTCGGCCGCGTCGACGTCCTCGTCAACAACGCCGGGTACGGCTACCGCGCCGCGGTCGAGGAGGGCGAGCCCGAGGCCGTCCGGACGCTCTTCGACACCCACGTCCACGGCCCGACCGGGCTGATCCGCGCCGTCCTGCCGTGGATGCGAGCGCGCGGGACCGGCACGATCGTGAACATCTCCTCGATCGGCGCCCGCATCTCGCCCGAGGGCTCCGGCTACTACGCGGCGGTCAAGGCCGCGCTCGAGGCCCTGTCGCTCTCCCTCCGCAAGGAGGTCGCGCCGCTCGGCATCGACGTCATGGTCGTCGAGCCCGGGGGTTTCCGCACCGACTTCGCGGGGCGCTCGCTGACCCAGTCCGCCACGCCGATCGAGGCCTACGCCGACACCGCCGGCAAGCGGCGCATCGAGCACGACACCGCCCACGGCACACAGCCCGGCGACCCGGCGAAGGCGGCGCAGGCGCTCATCACCGCGGTCCAGTCCGACGCGACGCCGTTCATGCTGCTGCTCGGCAACGACGCGTCCGACGGGTTCCGAGCCGCGCTCGACGCGCTCCGCTCCGAGGTGGACGCGTGGGAGTCGGTGAGTCGGGGCACGGACTTCTGA
- a CDS encoding acyl-CoA thioesterase, translating to MNLYFRLLLLRLRTRRARRLSLWDEARTPFRVVPTDLDPLRHVNNGKYLSMLDLGRMDLMLRSGFWQSLTDRGWYPVVAAQTITYKRSLTLGQRFELVTRVLGVDDRAAYMEQTFVRRGSVVARAVVQARFLRTSGGTVPSAELLDALGGAPADRELPAWVHDWAGAVRISSTEA from the coding sequence GTGAACCTGTACTTCCGGCTGCTGCTCCTGCGTCTCCGGACCCGGCGAGCGCGCCGCCTGTCGCTGTGGGACGAGGCGAGGACGCCGTTCCGCGTGGTGCCGACCGACCTCGACCCGCTGCGGCACGTCAACAACGGCAAGTACCTGTCCATGCTCGACCTGGGCCGGATGGACCTGATGCTCCGCTCCGGGTTCTGGCAGTCGCTGACCGATCGTGGCTGGTACCCGGTCGTCGCCGCGCAGACGATCACGTACAAGCGGTCGCTGACGCTCGGGCAGCGGTTCGAGCTCGTGACCCGCGTGCTCGGGGTGGACGACCGGGCCGCGTACATGGAGCAGACGTTCGTGCGGCGCGGGTCCGTCGTCGCCCGTGCGGTGGTGCAGGCACGCTTCCTGCGGACCAGTGGCGGCACGGTGCCCTCGGCGGAGTTGCTCGACGCCCTCGGCGGGGCCCCGGCGGACCGGGAGCTGCCGGCGTGGGTGCACGACTGGGCCGGAGCCGTCCGCATCAGCTCGACGGAGGCGTAG
- a CDS encoding TMEM175 family protein — MARVLRTDRGLDRLVNFSDATVAIAITLLLLPLVDVANDIDRMSLGALLSENVGKLIAFVVSFVVISRLWLSHHGLFEATRSYSTTVMRVNFVWLASIAFLPFSSNLIAQTTHDRGVNALYIGTIALASLSMTAMQWTIWRDPELIRPDGRGMVHPVDGTVTFIALVVALVGAVIVPAGGPFWLFLLVPAGWVSTALERRLHADDGWAATPHEDDTGDV, encoded by the coding sequence ATGGCACGGGTGCTGCGGACGGACCGGGGGCTCGACCGGCTCGTGAACTTCTCGGACGCGACGGTCGCGATCGCGATCACGCTGCTGCTCCTGCCGCTGGTCGACGTGGCGAACGACATCGACCGGATGTCCCTCGGCGCGCTGCTCAGCGAGAACGTCGGCAAGCTCATCGCCTTCGTCGTCAGCTTCGTCGTGATCTCGCGGCTGTGGTTGTCGCACCACGGCCTGTTCGAGGCGACCCGCTCGTACTCGACCACGGTCATGCGTGTGAACTTCGTCTGGTTGGCGAGCATCGCGTTCCTGCCCTTCTCGTCCAACCTCATCGCGCAGACCACCCACGACCGCGGCGTGAACGCGCTCTACATCGGCACGATCGCGCTCGCGAGCCTGAGCATGACGGCGATGCAGTGGACGATCTGGCGGGACCCGGAGCTCATCCGTCCGGACGGTCGCGGCATGGTGCACCCGGTGGACGGCACGGTGACGTTCATCGCCCTGGTGGTGGCGCTGGTCGGCGCCGTGATCGTGCCTGCCGGGGGGCCGTTCTGGCTGTTCCTGCTGGTGCCGGCCGGCTGGGTCTCGACGGCGCTGGAACGCCGGCTCCATGCGGATGACGGGTGGGCAGCGACCCCCCACGAGGACGACACCGGCGACGTGTGA
- a CDS encoding hemolysin family protein: MDTWIAFALVVVFVLVGGVFAAAEIALVSLRESQLQQLERRGSRGARVAALGRDPNRFLSAVQIGVTVAGFFSAAYGASSIAPDVAPLFTGLGLERGAAEAVALVAMTLVIAYLSLVFGELVPKRLALQRAEGFSMAVAPTLDRFAVLMRPAIWVLSKSTDAVVRLLGGDPDARSESMSTEELRGLVSDHDAIDEQGRRIARSALDAHDRILRESMRPWYDVATLDGAQSIAEATDRALDLGHTRYVVTDGSRDGVTGFVHLRDLLRPEDATAEIRSVSRSIVAFPETKSLSSTIAEMRTSGAQIALVVDEYGGSAGMVTLEALLEDLVGPIRDEYDAPVRDTGDVDGATVLEDLVADGGPALPDGDYETVGGLVQVHLDRVPRVGDVVEVGDHRLEVTRMDGHRVARVAVTATTERVVTT; this comes from the coding sequence GTGGACACCTGGATCGCCTTCGCCCTCGTCGTCGTCTTCGTGCTGGTCGGCGGGGTGTTCGCGGCAGCCGAGATCGCCCTGGTGTCGCTCCGCGAGTCCCAGCTCCAGCAGCTGGAGCGCCGTGGCAGCCGCGGTGCACGGGTGGCCGCGCTCGGCCGTGACCCGAACCGCTTCCTGTCCGCCGTGCAGATCGGCGTGACCGTCGCCGGCTTCTTCTCCGCCGCGTACGGTGCGTCCTCGATCGCCCCCGACGTGGCCCCGCTGTTCACCGGGCTCGGGCTCGAACGCGGTGCCGCCGAGGCCGTCGCCCTGGTCGCCATGACCCTGGTCATCGCCTACCTGTCGCTCGTCTTCGGCGAACTCGTGCCGAAGCGCCTGGCCCTGCAGCGTGCCGAGGGCTTCTCGATGGCCGTCGCCCCGACGCTCGACCGGTTCGCGGTCCTGATGCGGCCCGCCATCTGGGTGCTGTCGAAGAGCACCGACGCCGTCGTGCGGCTGCTCGGCGGCGACCCCGACGCGCGCAGCGAGTCGATGAGCACCGAGGAGCTGCGCGGACTCGTCTCCGACCACGACGCGATCGACGAGCAGGGGCGCCGCATCGCCCGCAGCGCGCTCGACGCCCACGACCGGATCCTGCGCGAGTCCATGCGGCCCTGGTACGACGTCGCGACGCTCGACGGCGCACAGAGCATCGCCGAGGCCACCGACCGCGCGCTCGACCTCGGGCACACCCGCTACGTCGTCACCGACGGCTCCCGTGACGGGGTGACGGGCTTCGTGCACCTGCGCGACCTGCTCCGACCCGAGGACGCGACGGCCGAGATCCGGTCGGTCAGCCGGTCGATCGTCGCCTTCCCCGAGACGAAGTCCCTGTCGAGCACCATCGCCGAGATGCGCACCTCCGGCGCCCAGATCGCGCTGGTCGTCGACGAGTACGGCGGCAGCGCGGGCATGGTCACGCTCGAGGCACTGCTCGAAGACCTGGTCGGCCCGATCCGTGACGAGTACGACGCCCCAGTCCGTGACACGGGCGACGTCGACGGCGCCACGGTGCTCGAGGACCTGGTCGCCGACGGCGGACCGGCCCTGCCGGACGGCGACTACGAGACCGTCGGCGGACTGGTGCAGGTGCACCTGGACCGCGTCCCCCGGGTCGGCGACGTGGTCGAGGTGGGGGACCACCGCCTCGAGGTCACCCGCATGGACGGCCACCGGGTGGCCCGCGTCGCCGTCACCGCCACGACGGAGCGCGTCGTCACCACCTGA
- a CDS encoding aldo/keto reductase produces the protein MQTRKLSDLHVGALGLGTMGMSAFYTGAGTDDDESVRTIHRAIDLGVTLFDTAEAYGPYTNEELLRRALADRRDDVVIATKFGLITHQPGEAEPATQRGISSAPESVQEALEGSLRRLGTDHIDLYYQHRVDPQVPIEDVIGQLAEFVQQGKIRHIGLSEASAATIRKAHAVHPITALQSEYSLWTRDPEGDVLDTLRELGIGLVPYSPLGRGFLTGAITKPSDLDSGDFRLDNPRFQEEAFATNMRIVDEVKHVADEVGGTPAQVALAWLLAQGDDVVPIPGTKRVSRLEENVGATDLTLTPEQVERLSALPAPSGDRYPDMSSIGR, from the coding sequence ATGCAGACACGCAAGCTCAGTGACCTCCACGTCGGCGCCCTCGGCCTCGGGACGATGGGGATGAGCGCCTTCTACACGGGCGCCGGCACGGACGACGACGAGTCGGTGCGCACCATCCACCGCGCGATCGACCTCGGCGTCACCCTCTTCGACACCGCCGAGGCCTACGGTCCCTACACGAACGAGGAGCTCCTGCGTCGAGCCCTCGCCGACCGCCGCGACGACGTCGTCATCGCGACGAAGTTCGGCCTCATCACCCACCAGCCGGGCGAAGCGGAGCCGGCGACGCAGCGTGGCATCAGCTCTGCCCCCGAGTCCGTCCAGGAGGCGCTCGAGGGCTCCCTCCGCCGCCTCGGCACCGACCACATCGACCTGTACTATCAGCACCGCGTCGACCCGCAGGTCCCGATCGAAGACGTCATCGGCCAGCTCGCCGAGTTCGTCCAGCAGGGGAAGATCCGCCACATCGGCCTGTCCGAGGCCAGTGCCGCGACGATCCGCAAGGCGCACGCCGTCCACCCGATCACGGCCCTGCAGAGCGAGTACTCGCTGTGGACCCGCGACCCCGAGGGCGACGTGCTCGACACCCTGCGCGAACTCGGCATCGGCCTGGTGCCGTACTCGCCGCTCGGCCGCGGGTTCCTGACCGGAGCGATCACGAAGCCCTCGGACCTGGACTCCGGCGACTTCCGCCTCGACAACCCCCGCTTCCAGGAGGAGGCCTTCGCGACGAACATGCGCATCGTCGACGAGGTCAAGCACGTCGCGGACGAGGTCGGCGGCACGCCCGCCCAGGTCGCCCTCGCCTGGCTGCTGGCGCAGGGCGACGACGTCGTCCCGATCCCGGGCACCAAGCGCGTCAGCCGACTCGAGGAGAACGTCGGCGCCACCGACCTCACCCTCACCCCGGAGCAGGTCGAGCGTCTGTCGGCGCTGCCCGCCCCGTCGGGCGACCGCTACCCCGACATGTCGAGCATCGGCCGGTAG
- a CDS encoding helix-turn-helix transcriptional regulator has product MGIDVRNEIRDFLSSRRARITPDQAGMPSFGGGVRRVPGLRRHEVAMLAGVSVDYYTRLERGTLKGVSDSVLEGLVGALQLDEDERTHLWDLARLANSGVKTMHRTMPTRIRPGVQRLLDAITGAPAWVRNERGDALAANELGRALYAPMFAGPGRPVNSARFTFLDPAARTFFVDWPRTARDSVAILRAAAVANPCEPGLVTLVGELSTRSEEFRTWWAEHDVRLHRSGKKRLDHPVVGVLELDYEALDLVADPGLTMFTYSAEPGSESERSIALLGSWAATERAEQVAAEA; this is encoded by the coding sequence ATGGGTATCGACGTGCGCAACGAGATCCGCGACTTCCTGTCCTCCCGGCGGGCGCGGATCACGCCGGACCAGGCGGGCATGCCCTCGTTCGGCGGCGGGGTCCGGCGGGTGCCGGGGCTGCGTCGGCACGAGGTCGCGATGCTCGCCGGTGTCAGCGTCGACTACTACACACGGCTCGAACGCGGCACGCTCAAGGGCGTCTCGGACAGCGTGCTCGAGGGCCTGGTCGGCGCACTCCAGCTCGACGAGGACGAACGGACGCACCTGTGGGACCTCGCCCGCCTGGCGAACTCGGGCGTGAAGACGATGCACCGGACCATGCCGACCCGGATCCGCCCGGGTGTGCAGCGACTGCTCGACGCCATCACCGGCGCGCCGGCGTGGGTGCGCAACGAGCGCGGTGACGCCCTGGCGGCGAACGAGCTCGGCCGGGCGCTGTACGCACCGATGTTCGCCGGCCCGGGCCGTCCGGTGAACTCCGCGCGCTTCACGTTCCTCGACCCGGCGGCGCGGACCTTCTTCGTGGACTGGCCCCGGACGGCGCGTGACTCGGTCGCGATCCTCCGGGCGGCCGCGGTCGCGAACCCCTGCGAGCCCGGGCTCGTGACGCTCGTCGGCGAACTGTCCACCCGCAGCGAGGAGTTCCGCACGTGGTGGGCCGAGCACGACGTGCGTCTGCACCGCAGCGGCAAGAAGCGGCTCGACCACCCCGTCGTCGGCGTGCTCGAGCTCGACTACGAGGCGCTCGACCTGGTCGCCGACCCCGGCCTGACCATGTTCACGTACAGCGCCGAACCCGGCTCCGAGTCCGAACGGTCGATCGCACTGCTGGGCAGCTGGGCCGCCACGGAGCGCGCCGAACAGGTCGCGGCCGAGGCCTGA
- a CDS encoding aldo/keto reductase, which translates to MTNSDTTTRPADASGTFRIGGDLEVNRLGYGTMQLTGPGVWGPPKDHDEAVRVLKRAVELGVNFFDTADSYGPYVAEELLKEALHPYGDDVVIATKAGLTRTGPNKWPPVGRPEYLRQEAEMSLRRLGLERIDLFQLHRIDPKVPLEDQVGELKKLQDEGKIRHIGLSEVSVDDVKAAQEIATIVSVQNLYNLQKRDAEELLDWSTEQGIGFIPWFPLATGGLTGDRSPLTDLAQRKGATPAQLALAWLLKRSPVMLPIPGTSSVDHLEDNLAGATIELTDDEFEELSGLGK; encoded by the coding sequence ATGACCAACTCCGATACCACGACCCGTCCCGCAGACGCCTCCGGCACGTTCCGCATCGGTGGCGACCTCGAGGTCAACCGCCTCGGCTACGGCACCATGCAGCTCACCGGCCCCGGGGTGTGGGGACCGCCGAAGGACCACGACGAAGCCGTCCGCGTGCTCAAGCGCGCCGTCGAGCTCGGGGTGAACTTCTTCGACACCGCCGACTCGTACGGCCCCTACGTCGCCGAGGAGCTCCTCAAGGAGGCCCTGCACCCGTACGGCGACGACGTCGTCATCGCGACCAAGGCCGGCCTGACGCGGACCGGACCCAACAAGTGGCCGCCGGTCGGCCGTCCCGAGTACCTGCGCCAGGAGGCCGAGATGAGCCTCCGGCGCCTGGGGCTCGAGCGCATCGACCTGTTCCAGCTGCACCGCATCGACCCGAAGGTCCCGCTCGAGGACCAGGTCGGCGAGCTGAAGAAGCTGCAGGACGAGGGCAAGATCCGCCACATCGGCCTGTCCGAGGTCTCGGTCGACGACGTCAAGGCCGCGCAGGAGATCGCCACCATCGTCTCCGTGCAGAACCTCTACAACCTGCAGAAGCGCGACGCCGAGGAGCTCCTCGACTGGTCCACCGAGCAGGGCATCGGCTTCATCCCGTGGTTCCCGCTCGCCACCGGCGGACTGACGGGCGACCGCTCCCCGCTGACCGATCTGGCGCAGCGCAAGGGCGCGACCCCGGCACAGCTCGCCCTGGCGTGGCTGCTCAAGCGCTCGCCGGTCATGCTGCCCATCCCGGGCACGTCGAGCGTCGACCACCTCGAGGACAACCTCGCCGGTGCGACGATCGAGCTGACCGACGACGAGTTCGAGGAGCTGTCCGGCCTGGGCAAGTGA